Genomic segment of Streptomyces alboniger:
CGCGTACCGATACCCGTGCAGTCCGGGCAGGCGCCGAAGGGCGAGTTGAAGGAGAAGGAGCGGGGCTCCAGCTCCTCGAAGGACAGGTCGTCGTACGGGCAGTAGAGGTGCTCCGAGTACATGCGCTCGCGCTCCGGGTCGTCCTCGGGGAGGTCGACGAAGTCGAGCACGACCATGCCCGAGGAGAGGCCGAGGGCGGTCTCCACGGAGTCGGTCAGGCGGCGCTTGGCGGAGTCCTTCACGGTGAGGCGGTCGATGACCACCTCGATGGTGTGCTTCTCCTGCTTCTTGAGCGTGGGGGGCTCGGAGAGCTGGATCGTCTGCCCGTCGACCCGCGCGCGGGAGTACCCCTTGGTCTGGAGGTCGGCGAAGAGGTCGACGAACTCGCCCTTGCGCTCGCGCACCAGCGGGGACAGGACCTGGAAACGGCTGCCCTCGGGCAGCTCCAGGACCTTGTCGACGATGGCCTGCGGCGACTGCCGGGAGATGGGGCGGCCGCACTCAGGGCAGTGCGGCTTGCCGATGCGCGCGAAGAGCAGGCGCAGGTAGTCGTAGACCTCGGTGATGGTGCCGACCGTCGAGCGCGGGTTGCGCGAGGTCGACTTCTGGTCGATGGAGACCGCCGGGGAGAGGCCTTCGATGAAGTCGACGTCGGGCTTGTCCATCTGGCCGAGGAACTGCCGGGCGTACGAGGACAGCGACTCGACGTACCGCCGCTGGCCCTCGGCGAAGATCGTGTCGAACGCGAGCGAGGACTTGCCCGAGCCGGAGAGTCCGGTGAACACGATGAGGGAGTCACGCGGGAGGTCGAGCGAGACGTTCTTGAGATTGTGCTCGCGCGCGCCACGGACGATGAGACGGTCGGCCACGCCGGTCCGCACCTTTCTAGAGAGAAGTGACAGGGACGAAACCCCGTCTTTCACAGACTAGGGCGAGCCACTGACAACGCCGGGCTGCTTCCCTGGTTCACCTGTGGAACAAGCCCGCACCGTCAAGAATGCCCGATGCCGCCCTCGACCATATAGCACGCACATTCGATTTACGGGGTGACCTGGACTCCTTCACCCGAACGTGTGACCCAGCTATCGTCGGGCGCATGATTGATCATGTGCGCGACCTCGCGTCTGTACGTGACGCGACCGACCGGCTGCTCAGCGCGGTCGCGAAACTGAACAACGATTCGATCGCCGAGCCGTCACGACTGCCGGGCTGGACCCGCGGTCATGTCCTCGCCCACCTCGCGCGGAACGCGGACGCGCTGGTGAACGTGCTCGCCGGGCGGCCGATGTACGCCAGCGCCGAGACACGCGACGCGGACATCGAGCGGGACGCCCCGCGCGCGCTCACCGAGCAGCTGGCGGACGTGGAGGAGAGCGCGGCCCGCTTCCGGGAGGAGGCGGCGAAGCCCGCGGACTGGTCCCGCACGGTGGAGCTGCGCAACGGCGTCACCGACTCCGCGTCGCGGGTGCCGTTCCGGCGCTGGGTCGAGGTCGAGCTGCACCACGTCGACCTCGGCGTCGGATACGAGCTCGAGGACCTGCCGGAGGAGTTCGTCCGGCGTGAGATCGCGTTCCTGGCCGCACGCTTCTCGGGGAACGCGACGGTGCCGCCGACACGGATCACCGACGGCACGCACGCGTGGAGCACCGGCCGCGAGGGTGCCCCCGACGACGCCACCATCACCGTGTCCGGCCCGGCGCCGGAGGTGGTCGGCTGGCTCTCCGGCCGCCGCGACGGCTCCGCGCTGACGTCCGAAGGAGGCCTCCTGCCGGCCCTGCCCCCGCTATAGGCTGACGGCCATGACGTACAGCGGAGCGGTGAAGGTCGGCGGGGGCGCGGATGTGCACGAGCTGCCGGACCTCATGATTTCCAAGGTCGCGGTCGGGCCGATGAACAACAACGCGTACCTGCTGCGCTGCCGGGCCACCGGCGAGCAGCTCCTGATCGACGCGGCCAACGACGCCGGGACCCTGCTGACGCTGATCGGTGACGACGGCATCGCGTCCGTCGTCACCACGCACCAGCACGGCGACCACTGGCAGGCGCTCGCCGCGGTCGTCTCGGCGACCCGCGCGCGGACGTACGCGGGCCGCGAGGACGCCGAGGGCATCCCCGTGCCGACGGACGTCCTCGTCGACGACGGCGACACGATCACGGTCGGCCGGGTCACCCTCACCGCCCGCCACCTGGTGGGCCACACTCCGGGTTCGATCGCGCTCGTCTACGACGACCCGCACGGCCATCCGCACGTGTTCACCGGCGACTGCCTCTTCCCGGGCGGCGTCGGCAACACCTGGAAGGATCCGAAGGCGTTCGCGAGCCTCATCGACGACGTCGAGACGAAGATCTTCGGAACGCTCCCCGACGAGACGTGGGTCTACCCCGGCCACGGCGACGACACGACGCTGGGCGCCGAGCGCCCGCACCTCCCGGAGTGGCGCGCCCGCGGCTGGTGAACACGGGCGGCGCCGGCGGGCCAGGGGCAGGCGTCACGCCCCGGCGGCCACCAGCATCGCCACCCGCTCCACCGCGAAGACGTACCCCTGGACGCCGCAGCCCGCGATGACGCCGTCGGCGCGCTGCGAGACGTAGCTGTGGTGCCGGAACGCCTCGCGCTGGTGGATGTTGGAGATGTGGACCTCCACCACGGGCATCCCGTCACAGGTGTTGAGGGCGTCCAGGATCGCGACGGACGTGTGGGAGTAGGCCGCGGGGTTGATGACGATGCCCGCGTGGCGCTCGCGCGCCTCGTGGATCCAGTCGACCAACTCGCCCTCGTGGTTGCTCTGCCGCAGGTCCACCGTCCCGCCGTGCGCTGCCGCCGCCTCGGCGCACAGGGCCTCGACGTCGGCGAGGGTGTCCGAGCCGTAGATCTCGGGCTGGCGCTGCCCGAGGAGGTTCAGGTTCGGGCCGTTCAGAATCATGATCGGAGCGGTGGCGAGGCCGCGGGCGCTGAGGGTCATGGAGGAGGTCTATCACGCCTCCCGCGCGCGGGAACTCCGGTGCGCTGAGCGTGAGTACGGCTTTACGCTGCGCTCCATGATGATCGAACCGCTGTACCCGCCCAAGCCCTCGCCCGGTGACCGCATCGCCGTGATCTCCCCGTCCAGGGGCCTGCCGGAGCTTTTCCCGCTCCCCTACGAGCTGGGCCTCGAACGGCTCCGCAAGGAGTTCGGCCTCGAACCCGTGGAGTATCCCTCGACGCGAAGAATGGGCTCGACGCCCCGGGAGCGTGCCGACGACATCCACGCGGCCTTCACCGACCCGACCGTCAAGGCCGTCATCGCCAGCATCGGGGGCGACGACCAGATCACCGTACTGCCGCACCTGGACCGCGAGTTGATCCGCGCGCACCCGAAGCCGTTCTTCGGCTACAGCGACAACACCAACCTGCTGGCCTACCTCTGGCAGTGCGGCATCGTCGGCTTTCACGGCGCTTCCGTGATGTGCGAGCTGGGCCGGCCCGGCGCGATGGCGCCCCTGACGGAACGTTCGCTGCGCGCCGCGCTCTTCACGTCCGGGGCCTATGAGCTGCACCCCGCCGACCGCTACCGCGACGTGGACCTGCCCTGGGAGGACCCCGCGACTTTCGCGCAGGAGCCGCCGACCGAGCCGGGCTCCGGCTGGTACTGGCACCGGCCGGAGCGGGTCGTGGAGGGCCGCTCCTGGGGCGGCGAGCTGGAGATCGTCTCGTGGCTCCTGATGGCGGACCGCGAGGTCGCGCGGGACCTGTCGGCGTACGACGGCTGCGTACTGTTCCTGGAGACCTGCGAGGAACTCATCGGCGCCGAGCAGGTGTTCCGCATCCTGCGCAACATGGGCGAGCGCGGGATGCTGCACCGCTTCCCCGCCCTCCTGATGGGGCGTGCCAAGGCCTGGTCGTTCACCCGCCCCCAGGACGCCGACCAGAAGGCCGCGCACGCACGTGAGCAGCGCGAAGCCGTACTGCGGGCGCTCGGCATGTACGCCCCGGACACCATGGCGGTCTTCGACGTGGACCTCGGACACACCGACCCCCAGCTGGTGATCCCGTACGGAGGGAACGTGCGGGTAGACGGGCCGGGGCGGCGCATCACGGTGACGTACTGAGCGACCCGATCACCTCTGTGCGCCCCCCGTAACCACCCGTCACTGTGGGTACTTGACGCGGCATGCGCACCACCCGACCCCCCTCTCTGCCACGGCTCGCGGCGGCCTCGCTGGCCGGGACCGCCATCGAGTTCTACGACTTCTTCATCTACGGGACGGCCGCGGCCCTGGTCCTCGGGCCGCTGTTCTTTCCCACGTTCTCCCCGCTGGCGGGAACTCTCGCCGCTTTCGCGACATTCGGAGTGGGCTTCGTGGCACGGCCCCTCGGGTCGATCGTCTTCGGGCACATCGGAGACCGGCGCGGGCGGCGGCCCGTGCTCCTCGGGTCGCTGCTCCTGACCGGCCTCGCCACGGTCGCCGTCGGCTGCGTACCGACGTACGACTCGATCGGGATCGCCGCTCCCCTGCTCCTCCTCGTGCTGCGCTTCGTGCAGGGTCTCGGGCTCGGCGGTGAGTGGGGCGGGGCCGTGCTGCTGACCGCGGAGCACGCGCCGGCCGAGCGGCGCGGGCTGTGGTCGAGCTTTCCCCAGATCGGGCCCCCGGTCGGGTTCCTGCTGGCCAACGGCATCATGCTGGCGCTCTCCGCGACGCTCACCGACGCCCAGTTCGCGGCCTGGGGGTGGCGCGTGCCGTTCTGGGCCGCGGGCGTGCTCGCGGCGGCCGGGCTCGTGCTTCGCTCCTCGCTCGCCGAGAGCCCCGACTTCCTGCGGCTGCGCGAGCACGCGCGCGTGCCGCTCGCCGAGGTGGTCCGCGACCACTGGCGCCTGGTGCTCCTGACGGCGGGCGCGCTCGCGGTCGGGTACGCCGTCTTCTACGCGGTGACGACCTGGTCCCTCGCCTATGGAGTGGAGCGGCTCGGGGTGAGCCGTACGGTCATGCTGGCCTGCATCATGGCGGCCGTCGTGGTGAAGGGCGCCCTGACGCCGGTGGTGGCGGTGCTGGGTGACCGGTACGGGCGGCGGCCGCTGTGCCTGCTCGGCTGCACGGCGTCGGCGCTGTGGATGTTCCCGATGATCGCGCTGCTCTCGACCGGGCAGCCGCTGCTGATGTTCCTCGGCTTCCTGGTGGCGATGGTCGCGTTCATCACCATGTTCGCCGTGATCGCCGCGTATCTGCCCGAGCTGTACGAGCCGCGCGTGCGCTGCACGGGCGCCGCGGTCGGCTACAACCTCGGCGGGGTGCTCGGCGGCGCGCTCACGCCCATCGTGGCGACGGCGGTGGCGCAGGGGGACGGGACGCCGTGGGGCGTGGCCGCGTACCTGTCGGGCATCGCGCTGCTGAGCCTCGGTTGCTTCGCGCTGCTCCCGGAGACGCGGCCGGTGCGGGAGGTGGCGCCGGCCACCGGGTGAGCCCTGGGGCGGGGACCTGGGCGGGGCCTGGGCTGCGGGGCCTGGGCTGCGGGGGCTGTGCCACGGGACCTAGGGAGTGACCGCCAGTTCCAGGTACGCCGCGAACAGCACCAGGTGGACGCCGCCCTGGAGCGGGGTGGCGCGCCCCGGCACCACCGTGAGCGTGCCGACGATCACCGTGAGGGCGAGCAGCACCATGTGGGTCGCGCTCAGGCCGAGCACGAGCGGCCCGGCCAGCCAGACGGAGGCGACCGCGACGGCCGGGATGGTCAGGCCGATGCTGGCCATCGCCGAGCCGAGGGCGAGGTTCAGGCTGGTCTGCACGCGGTCGCGGCGGGTGGCGCGGACGGCCGCGATGGTCTCGGGGAGCAGCACGAGCAGTGCGATGATCACGCCGACCACGGCGTGCGGCATGCCGGCGCTCTCCACGCCCGACTCGATGGTCGGTGACACGCCTTTGGCCAGTCCGACCACGCCGACCAGGGCCAGCGCGAGGAGGCCGAGGCTGGTCAGCGCCTGCCGGGAGGAGGGGACTTCGGCGTGGCTGTCGGCGTCGATGACCTGGCCCTGCTTGGTGAGGGGCAGGAAGTAGTCGCGGTGGCGCACGGTCTGCGTGGTGACGAACAGGCCGTACAGGATGAGCGAGGCCACGGCGGCGAAGGTGAGCTGGCTCGTGGTGAACTCCGGGCCCTGCTTGGTGGTGGTGAACGTCGGCAGGACCAGGCAGAGCGTGGCCAGGGTGGCGACGGTCGCGAGGGCGGCGCCGGTGCCCTCGGGGTTGAAGACGGCGACGCGGTGGCGCAGCGCGCCGACCAGGAGACAGAGGCCCACGATGCCGTTGCAGGTGATCATCACGGCGGCGAAGACCGTGTCCCGCGCGAGTGTGGAGCTCTTGTCGCCGCCGTCGGCCATGAGGGTGACGATCAGCGCGACTTCGATGATCGTCACGGCGACCGCGAGGACGAGCGAACCGAAGGGCTCGCCGACGCGGTGGGCGATCACCTCGGCGTGGTGGACGGCGGCCAGCACCGCTCCGGCGAGGATCAGCGTGACCAGGGCGACGACCACGCCGGGCAGATCGCGGCCCCAGGTGAGGGCGAGGAGGACGACCGCGAGGAGCGGGACCACGGTCGTCCACTGCATGCCGAGCGCCCGGAGCCGAGTGACCATGACTCGATGCTGCCCCGGGCGGTCAGGTGTCGCTACTCGGTGCCGCCTCCTTGGGGAGGCGGCGAGGAGGCGGTCAGGCCTCGATGCTGTCCTTCGAGGTCTCCCCGGCGGCCGTGGCCTCGGCCGCCGCCTTCTGCTCCTGCTTCTTGGAGGCGATGAGGCTGGTGATCGTGGTGATCACCAGGACGCCGCAGATGACGCCGAGCGAGACCGGGATGGAGATCTCGGGGACGTGCACCCCGTTCTCGTGGAGGGCGTGCAGGACGAGCTTCACGCCGATGAAGCCGAGGATCACGGACAGGCCGTAGCTGAGGTGGACGAGCTTCCTGAGCAGTCCGCCGATGAGGAAGTACAGCTGGCGCAGGCCCATCAGCGCGAAGGCGTTGGCGGTGAAGACGATGTACGGGTCCTGGGTGAGGCCGAAGATCGCCGGGATGGAGTCCATCGCGAAGAGCACGTCGGTGGTGCCGATGGCGAGCATGACGACCATGAGGGGCGTCATGATCTTCTTGCCGTTCTTCCGGATGAAGAGCTTCGTGCCCTCGTACCGGTCGGAGACGCCGAACTTCTTCTCGATGGACTTCAGGAGGCGGTTCTCCTCCCAGTCCTCTTCCTCGTCGTCGGCACGCGCTTCCTGGATGAGCTTCCACGCGGTGTAGATCAGGAACGCGCCGAAGATGTAGAAGACCCACGAGAAGTTGGCGATCACCGCGGCGCCGGCGGCGATGAAGATCGCGCGCAGGACCAGGGCTATCAGCACGCCGAACAGCAGTACGCGCTGCTGGAGGTGGGACGGCACCGAGAACTTCGCCATGATCAGGATGAAGACGAAGAGGTTGTCGACGGAGAGCGACTTCTCGGTGATGAAGCCCGCGAAGAACTCGCCGGACGCCTGGCTCTCACCCGCGACCAGCAGGCCGAGGCCGAAGAGCGCCGCGAGGACGATCCAGACGACCGTCCATGTTCCGGCTTCCTTGATCGACACGTCGTGGGGCTTGCGCCCGATGAAGAAGTCGACCGCGATCAGGGCACACAGACCTAGAACGGTCGCTACCCACAGGGTCATTGAAACGTCCACCGCGCCTCCGGCTTCGTACGGCTACTGATCAGCGTCGTCGCTGCCGGAGGTCTCTTCCACCCGAGGCGGTCACCGCCATGAATCGGGCCGACGCCCCGGGACCGATGGCGGTCCGTATTGACGGGTACGTCGCAGCCGGGAGTACTCCCCTCCGCTGCTAGAAGAGTACGCGAATCACCAAGGATTGGTAAAGGGGATGGCAAACAAAAACCAAAAGCCCAGCTCAGTGAGGGCTAACGGCTGCCGGTGCGGCGGGCCTCGGCAACCCGGTCGAGGACCTGCCCCAGGATCCGGCTGCCCGGCGGGAAGGCCGGAGGGTCGTACGTCCATGTGTGCCCGACCCACGGGTCGGCGAGGTGGTCGTCGGGCACCGGGGTCAGTCGCAGGAGCCCGCGCCACAGAGGGTCGAGCAGCGGGCCGTACTCGGCGGCGTCCTCGCGGTCGGCGACCATCATGAGGTGGACGCCGACGGCCGGGCCCTCGTCGGCGAGGTAGCGCAGCTGGGTCACGGCGCGGTCGTCGAAGCCGTGCGGGAAGTCGTTGACGATCAGGAGCTGCTCGGCGGTGTCCAGGTCCGGGGGCAGCGCGTCGGCGGCGCCGCCGCGGATCGCCATCTGGACCAGGTCGACGCGCTGGGTGAGCCGGGCGAGGACCGCGGAGACACCGGCCGCGCCGGAGGCCGGGGCCCCGGCGAGGACACCGGCCGTGAGGAGCGGGGCGAGTGCGGGCGCCGCGGAGCCGGCCGGGTCGATGACGTGCACCTGGAACGCGCCCGCCGGGTAGACCGCGAGCAACCGGGCGGCGTGCGCGACGGCGGTGTCCAGGGCGAGGCGGCGCACCTCGGTGGAGTCGGTGCGGTGGTTGGTGAGGGCCTTGCCGCTGTCGATCCACAGGCCGCGCTCCAGGGGCAGCCGTACGAGCATGGGGATCCGCAGCCCGGTGCGCTCGGGGAGGTGGAGGTCGCCGAGGCGCACGGCCATCGGGATCTCCATGGGCGCGCGATAGGCGTGCCAGACGGGGCTGCTCCATGCCGCGAACGCCGGGGGCAGGGCGGGCTCGACGACCTCGGCCTCGGCGGCGAGCTGGGCGAGGTCGCGGTCGAGGGCCGCCCTGGCCTGGCCGACGAGGTCGGTGTGCTTGGCCCGGGCGCTTTCGCGGGCGGCGTCACCGGCGCCGCCGATGCGGCTGCGCGGGTCGTCGAGGACCTTGTCCAGCTCCTGCTCCATGCGGGAGTCGGCTAAGTCGACGGCGCTTCGGTAGGCCGCCGTGGTGCGGGCCAGGTCTTCGAACATGCCCCACACCTGGTTGTAGAGCCGCTCCTCCATGGACCAGCCGGTGGCGTCGCCCGCGACCGGCCGGGCGGGCTCTCCCGGCCCGGCCGGGGGCGCGGCGGGGGGCGGCGGCGGTGGCGCGGTGGTCCGGCGGCCCGGGTGGGTGTAGTCGACGGGTCCGCCGCCCGGAGTGCCGACCCGCGCGGCGGAGGCGTCGCCGCTCGGGGGTGCGGGAGGCGGCGCGGGCTGTCCCTGCGCGGGGCCCGCGGGGTCCTGGGTGGTGGTGCGCACGCGGGCGTCGTCGGCGGGGCGGGGCGGTGGCGCGGACACGGAACGGGCCAGGCCGCCGGCGACCGCGTCGTTGACGGCGGCCGCTATCTCGCGGGCCTCGGACAAGCCCTGGTCGGTGAGCATCTCGGCGAGACCGCCCGCGTATCCCTGGCCGACGGCGCGGACCTTCCAGGCGCCCTGGCGGCGGTAGAGCTCGACGGCGACGACCGCGGACTCGGCGTCGAGGCCGGTGATGGTGTAGCTGGCGATCTCGGTGCCGTCGAGCCCGGTGACCGCCACGAAGGGCGCCGCGAGCATGCGGAAGCCGGCCGGGCCCGCGCCGCCGACGGGCAGGGCGAGCAGGACACTGACCCGGTGGACGGTGTCCGGCAGGGCGCCGAGGTCCACGGCGAGGCGGTGGTCGGCCGCCGCCTGCTTGGAGACCTCCAGGCCCGGCAGGCTGGGCGAGCCCGGGTGGGCCACCCACTCCACGCCACGGACTCTGCCCTGGTCGTCGCCGAGCGTGGCTCCCGCCACGATCGGCTTGCCGGCCGAGACCCGGATCTCCAGTCGGGTCCCGGGCAGCGGGTGGTTCTGCCCCCGCACCAGCTCGGCCGTCATCGCCTTCGTTCCCCCTTGTACGTACGGATGTGGCGCGGAGCCTGACGCAGGCTTCTCCTGAGGCAGGCTTCTACAGCTGCGGCAGGATCGACGGCATCAGGTCCTGGAAGGTGCGGCCGTTGGCGGGGTTGCCGATGGCCGTCATCTGCCAGCCGGCGCCCGCGCGGTGGACCTTGGCCATGATCTGGGCCGTGTACTGGCCGCCGCCGTCCAGGGTGTAGCGGGCGAGCTCCTGGCCGTTGGTCTCGTCGACCAGGCGGCAGAACGCGTTCTGCACCTCCTGGAAGGTCTGGCCGGTGAAGGAGTTCACCGTGAAGACGATCTGGTCGATGTGGACGGGGACGCGCTGGAGGTCGACGAGGATCGCCTCGTCGTCGCCGCCCTGGCCGACACCGCCGACGACATTGTCGCCGGTGTGGCGCACCGAGCCGTCGTCGCTGACGAGGTGGCGGAAGAAGACGACGTCGACCGGCTGCTTGTCGGCGAAAAGGACCGCCGAGGCGTCCAGGTCGACCTCGCGGGTGCGGCTGCCGAACAGGCCGCGCCGCGGGGCCGCCTGCCATCCGAGTCCCATGCGCACCGCGGAAAGGGCGCCCCCGTCGTCCTTCTGCAGGCTGATGGCCTGACCCTTGGTCATGTTGACCGTCACGCGCTGTCCCCTCTCGAACTGCCTGGGCAGCCGCCTCTTGCGGCTGCCCAGCAGCCTATGCAGCGCGGCCCGTGCCACCGCACCGCGGGTCGCACATTGTGGCGGTCCTGCAACAGACCGGCCAGTACGCCATCTCCCCCGCCCCGGGCGTGCCCCTAGGCCTGGCCCGCCTCCCTCATCTGGCGCAGCTCCTTCTTCATCTCCGACACCTCGTCGCGCAGCCGCGCGGCGATTTCGAACTGGAGGTCGGCGGCGGCCGCGCGCATGCGCGCGGTCATCTCCTCGATCTGCTCGGCCAGT
This window contains:
- a CDS encoding maleylpyruvate isomerase family mycothiol-dependent enzyme — its product is MIDHVRDLASVRDATDRLLSAVAKLNNDSIAEPSRLPGWTRGHVLAHLARNADALVNVLAGRPMYASAETRDADIERDAPRALTEQLADVEESAARFREEAAKPADWSRTVELRNGVTDSASRVPFRRWVEVELHHVDLGVGYELEDLPEEFVRREIAFLAARFSGNATVPPTRITDGTHAWSTGREGAPDDATITVSGPAPEVVGWLSGRRDGSALTSEGGLLPALPPL
- a CDS encoding MBL fold metallo-hydrolase is translated as MTYSGAVKVGGGADVHELPDLMISKVAVGPMNNNAYLLRCRATGEQLLIDAANDAGTLLTLIGDDGIASVVTTHQHGDHWQALAAVVSATRARTYAGREDAEGIPVPTDVLVDDGDTITVGRVTLTARHLVGHTPGSIALVYDDPHGHPHVFTGDCLFPGGVGNTWKDPKAFASLIDDVETKIFGTLPDETWVYPGHGDDTTLGAERPHLPEWRARGW
- the aroQ gene encoding type II 3-dehydroquinate dehydratase, which codes for MTLSARGLATAPIMILNGPNLNLLGQRQPEIYGSDTLADVEALCAEAAAAHGGTVDLRQSNHEGELVDWIHEARERHAGIVINPAAYSHTSVAILDALNTCDGMPVVEVHISNIHQREAFRHHSYVSQRADGVIAGCGVQGYVFAVERVAMLVAAGA
- a CDS encoding S66 family peptidase, which gives rise to MIEPLYPPKPSPGDRIAVISPSRGLPELFPLPYELGLERLRKEFGLEPVEYPSTRRMGSTPRERADDIHAAFTDPTVKAVIASIGGDDQITVLPHLDRELIRAHPKPFFGYSDNTNLLAYLWQCGIVGFHGASVMCELGRPGAMAPLTERSLRAALFTSGAYELHPADRYRDVDLPWEDPATFAQEPPTEPGSGWYWHRPERVVEGRSWGGELEIVSWLLMADREVARDLSAYDGCVLFLETCEELIGAEQVFRILRNMGERGMLHRFPALLMGRAKAWSFTRPQDADQKAAHAREQREAVLRALGMYAPDTMAVFDVDLGHTDPQLVIPYGGNVRVDGPGRRITVTY
- a CDS encoding MFS transporter, giving the protein MRTTRPPSLPRLAAASLAGTAIEFYDFFIYGTAAALVLGPLFFPTFSPLAGTLAAFATFGVGFVARPLGSIVFGHIGDRRGRRPVLLGSLLLTGLATVAVGCVPTYDSIGIAAPLLLLVLRFVQGLGLGGEWGGAVLLTAEHAPAERRGLWSSFPQIGPPVGFLLANGIMLALSATLTDAQFAAWGWRVPFWAAGVLAAAGLVLRSSLAESPDFLRLREHARVPLAEVVRDHWRLVLLTAGALAVGYAVFYAVTTWSLAYGVERLGVSRTVMLACIMAAVVVKGALTPVVAVLGDRYGRRPLCLLGCTASALWMFPMIALLSTGQPLLMFLGFLVAMVAFITMFAVIAAYLPELYEPRVRCTGAAVGYNLGGVLGGALTPIVATAVAQGDGTPWGVAAYLSGIALLSLGCFALLPETRPVREVAPATG
- a CDS encoding calcium:proton antiporter, with amino-acid sequence MVTRLRALGMQWTTVVPLLAVVLLALTWGRDLPGVVVALVTLILAGAVLAAVHHAEVIAHRVGEPFGSLVLAVAVTIIEVALIVTLMADGGDKSSTLARDTVFAAVMITCNGIVGLCLLVGALRHRVAVFNPEGTGAALATVATLATLCLVLPTFTTTKQGPEFTTSQLTFAAVASLILYGLFVTTQTVRHRDYFLPLTKQGQVIDADSHAEVPSSRQALTSLGLLALALVGVVGLAKGVSPTIESGVESAGMPHAVVGVIIALLVLLPETIAAVRATRRDRVQTSLNLALGSAMASIGLTIPAVAVASVWLAGPLVLGLSATHMVLLALTVIVGTLTVVPGRATPLQGGVHLVLFAAYLELAVTP
- a CDS encoding TerC family protein, which produces MDVSMTLWVATVLGLCALIAVDFFIGRKPHDVSIKEAGTWTVVWIVLAALFGLGLLVAGESQASGEFFAGFITEKSLSVDNLFVFILIMAKFSVPSHLQQRVLLFGVLIALVLRAIFIAAGAAVIANFSWVFYIFGAFLIYTAWKLIQEARADDEEEDWEENRLLKSIEKKFGVSDRYEGTKLFIRKNGKKIMTPLMVVMLAIGTTDVLFAMDSIPAIFGLTQDPYIVFTANAFALMGLRQLYFLIGGLLRKLVHLSYGLSVILGFIGVKLVLHALHENGVHVPEISIPVSLGVICGVLVITTITSLIASKKQEQKAAAEATAAGETSKDSIEA
- a CDS encoding TerD family protein, translating into MTAELVRGQNHPLPGTRLEIRVSAGKPIVAGATLGDDQGRVRGVEWVAHPGSPSLPGLEVSKQAAADHRLAVDLGALPDTVHRVSVLLALPVGGAGPAGFRMLAAPFVAVTGLDGTEIASYTITGLDAESAVVAVELYRRQGAWKVRAVGQGYAGGLAEMLTDQGLSEAREIAAAVNDAVAGGLARSVSAPPPRPADDARVRTTTQDPAGPAQGQPAPPPAPPSGDASAARVGTPGGGPVDYTHPGRRTTAPPPPPPAAPPAGPGEPARPVAGDATGWSMEERLYNQVWGMFEDLARTTAAYRSAVDLADSRMEQELDKVLDDPRSRIGGAGDAARESARAKHTDLVGQARAALDRDLAQLAAEAEVVEPALPPAFAAWSSPVWHAYRAPMEIPMAVRLGDLHLPERTGLRIPMLVRLPLERGLWIDSGKALTNHRTDSTEVRRLALDTAVAHAARLLAVYPAGAFQVHVIDPAGSAAPALAPLLTAGVLAGAPASGAAGVSAVLARLTQRVDLVQMAIRGGAADALPPDLDTAEQLLIVNDFPHGFDDRAVTQLRYLADEGPAVGVHLMMVADREDAAEYGPLLDPLWRGLLRLTPVPDDHLADPWVGHTWTYDPPAFPPGSRILGQVLDRVAEARRTGSR
- a CDS encoding TerD family protein produces the protein MTVNMTKGQAISLQKDDGGALSAVRMGLGWQAAPRRGLFGSRTREVDLDASAVLFADKQPVDVVFFRHLVSDDGSVRHTGDNVVGGVGQGGDDEAILVDLQRVPVHIDQIVFTVNSFTGQTFQEVQNAFCRLVDETNGQELARYTLDGGGQYTAQIMAKVHRAGAGWQMTAIGNPANGRTFQDLMPSILPQL